Genomic segment of Arachis stenosperma cultivar V10309 chromosome 4, arast.V10309.gnm1.PFL2, whole genome shotgun sequence:
cttggccaaatacaatcctaccttgaccctaaccccattacaacccttaaaagacctcttgatttgtgtgttggtgcattaaatttttgttgattgttagatgaagagcaagctatagaaaacaagattagtagagaattgagagaattgaccctagacacttgagagttagaatgatatacactactagtaagggttcagtgcttaattctatgttccctgcttttatgagctatcttcttcttgcaagttatttatattgtattttgtgatttgaattagtgaaatccagttcatatttattcttgaaagatttatttactttttcaccaagtaggtagaatcattttagcatgtagttacattcacattcataggttgcattgcatgagtcttgcctttccatactcatttatttggtctccttgagtttagcatgaggacatgctaatgtttaagtgtgggaagattgataaaccactattttatggtttacaatatgtttaattgtgtggttttatcatggtctttacccacttattcatataattagcatgcatttatatttccttcctaaaattattacatgattgaaagcatacttctttgatcttaatttagctaatcttaatcctctcttattaccattagatgccttgatctgtgtgttaagtgtttcaggctttatagggcatgaatgagtgagagattgggaaggaagcttgcaaaaatggaaggaacacaagaagttgaggagatgaccagcgagaagtgacgcgtacgcgtcaacgATGCGACCGCGCGGAAGAAAAGAAtccgcagtgacgcggccgcatggctcacgcgaccgcgcggattggaaaagcacaaatgacgcggaagcgtggacgacgcgaacgtgatctgcagaattacaaaagtcgctggcagagattttgggccgcatttcaacccagttttcggcccataAATACTGATTAAAGTCAGAAAACTTGCAGAGACTCAGAaggctctcataattcataattttaggattagatgtagtttttagagagagaggttttctcctctctcttacgattaggattagaattaggatttcatcttcttcaatcacaggttcaatattccttttatatattttcccaatttagtttatgaactctttatgtttggattgattttatatttaatataatttaaggtattttcagatctatgatttgtttcttttatttataatataaataatttggattttttccttttggctttggttaaataattggtgactcttgagttatcaaactcattgttgattgaaaactagaattcttcaaagaattaattcgagatccaataactccaacttttcccaaggaaagactgggacttgaagattcgaattaattcatccacttaacttaccttcatagttagaggttaacaaagtgggagaaaaatccaattctcatcacagttgataaggataggacttccagttcttgtACCTTGCCAACGGTTTATTTtccagttattattattttattttacttgtcattcaactaaccttttaccttaatccaaaaccccaaaacacactttttcataaccaataataagaacatacctccctgcaatttcttgagaagacgacccgaggtttaaatactcggttatcaattttaaaggggtttgttacttgtgacaaccaaaacatttgtaagaaaggttgattgcttggtttagtaactatacttacaacgagagtttactataacttctaaaccatcaattttcagttcttcataaatcaataaaaattttgagaaaatgaaataaaaaggagaagatgaagaaaaaaaaaagatgaaaaagaagaagaaaaaataatagaaaatgaggagaaagagttttgaattgtgaAGGACAACGAGTCTAAATGCACTTTAATTCACTCAGAAATGAATCGAAATTATGTAATGATTGTGACATAATTAACtcaaaaataaaccaaatttCATAACAACTGCGACATAATTAACTCagttaaaaaataatcatataaacaagAGCGGATCATGAACAAAAACAcattaaaaatcatttttagaCCAGGCAACATCATTAATATgacaaaaattaacaataacaataatgacGATAATGATAACGACGATATGTATAAGAAGAAGACGATGATAACGATGACGATGACGATGATAATGAAAGAGGAGAAgataaaaggagaagaagaaattcaaataaaaaaagaaagaagatgaaGTGATGATGTTTTTGGTGATGACGATaacaaaagagaaagataacaagaaagaagaagaagaaatcacGGCAAGCGCGCGTTAATTTAAAATACTTAATTGAGCTTAGTTTAAGCTCCTTGAACGCTTCATCTTCATGTTTGGcaatgtttttattttgtaaacATAGAAGTAATTTTTGTCTTTAACCCACGTTTTACCAAAagctaaaaattttagtttttccGTTCAACTTTTCACGTTGGATTGAACTTTATGCTCTATGTACCAATTATGTCCtttattattcatataattattatttttttataatatatctttttaatattttcttatGCATGTTATTGTTTATAAAActtctattttttatatgagTTCTTTACtgttattgatatttttttgtataaaatattttttttactttgtatTATGATTCTATTAATCCTATTAGAATACTaaagaatattaaaaataataaaaaaatattaaaatttatttaaatatttaaaataaaattataagataatataaaataattatttaaatttatgtttttttgtaattttttatttaagaataattttaaataatataattcaaataatatttaatttattataatttattttaaataaaaattatcaaacataaattattaatattaactcATTTTTAATCAAAGTCACTCTTACAAAATCAATTCTATGCGAACCTCCACTTGCAAATGGTATTCCAAACTCGAGATGgcgctttttatttttaatatggtgGGAGATATGGGGTGATACAGCATTATGGAGAATAGGGGTGCTTTCCCTGCGTATGGTAGGAAACTGAAATCGGACCGAGCGATTTAGAACAAAGAATTCGGACGGTCCGATTAGAGGagatctaaaaaaaaaatattttttaataaaactcggagggtccgatttaatttttaaaaaaaaaaaaaaaacctaaaaacGGAGGGTCCGTTTTcattaaaaggaaaaataaaaaaaaaaacaaaaattgaaaacGCATGGTCCGTTttcagttaaaaaaaaaaaaacaaaaggtgtaaacggacggtccgatttgattttaaataaaaaagaaaaaaacaaaaactaatcgGACGGTCCAATTTGTGGTCAATGAATTTTTTAACAAAGAATTCGAACGGTCCGATTTTTCTCTGTCCCACATCTGTGTCTAACACCTATATACACCATAACCAAACACAACCCACACACTCCTCCAAtatcaaaaaaaattagcccTCGAGATGGATGTAgagttttattatttaatataatagtAGATACAATTTCCAAAGTAAGTGTTCCACTTGCACGTGCTCCTTGGAGTCCCCCCTCCGTTCCATCTCCCTCCCTCTCTAGTCTTTACTATACCGTCTATAGCCCCCTTTCACTCTTTCAcatcatttcttcttcttcttcttcttcttttctgcctatatctatctatctatgATCCACcacatggaagaagaagaagcaccaAATAATCCCAAAACAGTCAAACTTGTTCCTGACTGCGGAATAATGCAACAATGCCCTCACCACCACAACCACGCCGGCGGTATCTGTGCTTTCTGCCTCCAAGACAAGCTTGGCAagcttctctcttcttctttccccGCTCCCATTCAaccctcttctcctccttcttcttcttctccttctccttcttctccccctcctcctccttcttttaGATCCAACAAcactcctcctccttcttcttcttcttccctcccTACCAAGAAAACCGATCACTACACGCGCTCCCGCCTCCCTTTTCTTCTCGCAAACAAGACTTGTGCTAAGAAGAAACAAcactcctcctcctcttcttctacttctgCTCCTGCTGATGTCGTTTTGAAGCGCAGCAAGTCCACTGCAACTCCAAGGAGGGACACCAAGTTCTTCAACAACCATGATATACTCATTCAAGACTTCACTCCCACAAAGAGAAACGGTTTCTGGTCCTTCCTCTAtctctcttcatcttcttcttcctcttcctccaaGAAGCTTCATGCCAACAACAATGGCGCCACCCCAAGGGTCTCCGCAAGCATTTCCTCAGCTTCGGGCTTGACCATCACCAAGCCTACCACTACCACGGTTGCCGGCGGTTTGCAAGAAAGTAGCGACGGTTACGTTTCTGTTTGTTCTTCGTTTGAGCGAAAGGTTTCAAGATCCAGATCTGTTGGCTGTGGTAGCAGCAGAAGCTTCTCCGGTGACTTCTTTGACAGAATCTCAAACGGCTTCGGTGATTGCACTCTCAGAAGAGTCGAATCTCAGCGTGAAGGAAACCATAACAAGCATCACCACCATAATCAGCAGTGCATGAAGGAGAGAGTCAAGTGTGGAGGAATATTCGGTGGCTTCATGATGATGCCTAacacttcttcttcttattgGGTTTCTTCCGATCATGGAAGGGTTCGAAGTTGGAGTAGTTGGGcatttgctagtcccatgagaGCTTTTACCAGCAGCAACAAAGCTTCTTCTAAGAACAAGAATGATAGAAAGAACAATAACAatgcatcatcatcatcaccaaactTATCTGctattccttcattgctcactGTTTCAACCTGAATCACAAGTATACACAATACTAATAACATTATTATGCCCTGTTAATTACTCTCTAGTAttgtgtttattattattattattactgcAACAATACCCTTTTTAGTTTTAGCtttacttttaattttcctgccacagtttttttttttttggacagtTGTTTATTTATATAGATATATTCAGGTGGTTGGATTTGGATTATGATTCATCATTTCAGGTACGGAGTACTCTACTCTCTCCCATTGCCATTCATTTATGACACTATTTGGAGAGAGATAGAAAGAGAAGGAACTTTATTATCTCAATGCATTGTTCAGTTCAATTTCGCTGTGTCATCATAGTCTGCTTCTTTTGGTTGTATTCTTTGTAGCTTTTTCATCTTGTAATTTCAGTACTCACAGTATGATGCTATGGTGTAAGATAATGATGtaatttttaagttattattgtAGACTATACTCTGTTCACATTTTCACATGCATACACATGTTTGGTTTGGTTGATGCAAACAAAACCAAGTAGGGGGAATCACACTAGCTAAGCCATGTTATTATGTGTCTATGCTATGTAAATTCAATTTAATCAATCATTAAGCTTATTCAtgatattatatttattatttacacATGGTGGTTGTTATTTTTTGAGTAATAATGTGAATATCTCATTGTTTATATACAAAAATaaggtttgttattttttttttagtagtCAATATTCAATAGTCAAATTAGAGGAACATAGTTGGGGAATAGATAGAGTTAGAGTGGTCCCTCGTATGTTGCATTCACCAACACGATCTTGTTGTAATCAAAGTTTGTAGCATTTATTGTAGGCTTTTGTTTGCAAGTACATGACCACTTCCCActaatattttagtattttgaTATCTCTCTCTCCAACGTTTATTGTCAGTAGacgaagcaaaagaacatggcACCAACGGCTAAGTGTgatgataatttatttaatcGAATGTTAGTGTAAATAAAGCTGTCATGTTGTGTTATACTAATGGTTATTGCTGATTAGCGCTGATTCTGTATACTAAACATTTTAGTTGCCACTCTGATAAACTGTTCTAATAAATGGGAATGTTTTGCTTCATCATCGATTTCATAGAAATTTATGGATCGTTTGCAATAATTAGATTTGCAAATTAGTAAGCACTatagatggtgatgatgatgatgatgataattataattattattttgaaatgtATGCTctattattatttctattttttgataGACAGGAGGGTCAAAGGCCCATATgctcaattattattattattattaagctATCTTACCATGAAAATATGCAAATATTCCTTAATTAAGTATTTAAGTGATTGATGATCATTTGTTGCCATCTCTGCCATCATTAATAACATACCTATTTTTGGGGCCATCAAAGAAAAAGTCACTTTTATGATGAGAGCCATAAAATGAAACATTTTATTGTCCACATGCACCATTTTGTTTAGAGATACATCTTTTGGTTTTTCCAGCTTTGTGCAAGTGAGGTAGCTATTTATTTGGAAATGGACGAACgagtattaaaaaatattcaatattcaTTTTACATGTATATTGTAAGTCACTAAGTGCGGAAGACAAAGTTAAATAGCATACACAAAATCTCAAATATAATAGACTTAGAtatgtttaaaataatattaaattgcaTAGATAATAATAAGAAAGGGGCATAGCCAATTAGCCATGAACTAAAAGCTAATGCAACATAATAATgatagtaaaataatattaaaaagaacaaaatctaactagTCCAAAACTCATACTTAGCTTTAAATTCCTAAAATGTTTCTTGATCACTACCTGTGTATGATATTATTGATATGGATAGGTAGATAAAAACAAGAGCAAGGTTCAAGAGTTGGGAGCGTGGTTGGGTGGTTATTAGGTATGGGTGGCCCCACAGTGTTCTCTAGGTTGATGATGTTGATGAAGATGTTGATCTGACCCTATGATTCAACAGCATGTTTCGGAGCTCCACTGGGTCAATTTCATTGGCGTGATTAATGGGCCTGTAGTAGCCCGTGACTGGATCTGGGGCCCAAGCTGAAGAGGCCTTGGAACCATCTTTTGAACCCACATCTTTGTCCTCAATCTTGCCCACCATATCATTCCTGTTCACCATCCTATTCAACCCAACCCTCGTTGATACATTTGATGCCACACCATACCCTCGCCTGCCATAACATTTGAAAGCCAGCATTGTATgtcaaattaaaatactaaagtTGCGTTTAGAAGAAAACTAGCACTGAGAGACAAAAATTGGGAGACAGATATTGAGACTAAATATCATATTTGATgtaagataaatataaaaattgagagatagatttaaaattcaaaaatttaaatgagaatatttttttaaaaaaatgttattaaagtttagTTTAAAAAGAAGACTGAAACGGTGTGTCTTGAAGTTCTCGTTCTCAATTCTAGTTACTAAAAATAAACCCTACCAGTCTctcaaaatatttatataacataaaaccaataatattattcatataccaaataattttttgacatatttataaaataaatgttattaattaacttaatgattagattatattttaattaataaaataaagaaaattcgtgctaattgtaaagaaaaatttATATCTACTATAAAGAGTATTCGCATAGCGGGATTGgtgtaaaataatataattcacaGAAATTATCAAGAAATATGATATCTATGCTTCAATACTATACGTACAATTAGTgtctattaataataattaaagtaGTTTCCTTATAATAAGGTTATCAATATTTTAGTGGTTGTTCTGCTCAAGACTACAGAGCATGGTATAGGCAGGTGTTGATTCTGGTAGGATGATTAAtactaaatttatttaaatttcctTCTTTTcaccacaaaaaatatttaaatgttTCATTCCGTGTCTACAACATTTTCTTGGAATGTAAACAAGTTTTAAACATACATTTTAGTTGGCGTATTATATAATTGAAATCAATGTTAAAAGATCTGCTAAACAGAATATCAGCATGGTTACATCAATTATCAGAGAAAACTGCAgaatttatgttatatatatatatatatataggagggaaaaaaaaggaaagaagaacaAGTGGTGGCAGTTGATGATTGATATAAAAAAGATGAAAGAATGAAAGAATAAATGAGAATGAGACTGACCGgtgaggaagagaaagaagggtGAGAAAACGGTTAGCTTGGGAGAGAAAGCGAGGCATGGTTATAGTGTTGGTTTTCTGCTGCGGaagctatatatatattattctatATTGTAGTGTGCGTGGTTGGAGAAGAACGTAACGCTTGGCTTCCGCAGCAGGCTACAACCACCttattcttcctcttcttcttctttttctggtTTCTAACTCTCTCTCACATACAGAGGATGAGGCGCTGCCGTATATATACAAGATTAACGATCTTCTTTTTTAGGGTTTGCTTCTCCGTTTACGGAATAATAGCAATTAAAACATTATATTCACCCAAATTTTACTAACTACTTTATcatttaatcaaattttttattttattttcaaatcttgt
This window contains:
- the LOC130976447 gene encoding cell wall protein RBR3-like, producing MIHHMEEEEAPNNPKTVKLVPDCGIMQQCPHHHNHAGGICAFCLQDKLGKLLSSSFPAPIQPSSPPSSSSPSPSSPPPPPSFRSNNTPPPSSSSSLPTKKTDHYTRSRLPFLLANKTCAKKKQHSSSSSSTSAPADVVLKRSKSTATPRRDTKFFNNHDILIQDFTPTKRNGFWSFLYLSSSSSSSSSKKLHANNNGATPRVSASISSASGLTITKPTTTTVAGGLQESSDGYVSVCSSFERKVSRSRSVGCGSSRSFSGDFFDRISNGFGDCTLRRVESQREGNHNKHHHHNQQCMKERVKCGGIFGGFMMMPNTSSSYWVSSDHGRVRSWSSWAFASPMRAFTSSNKASSKNKNDRKNNNNASSSSPNLSAIPSLLTVST
- the LOC130976410 gene encoding late embryogenesis abundant protein Lea5-like is translated as MPRFLSQANRFLTLLSLPHRRGYGVASNVSTRVGLNRMVNRNDMVGKIEDKDVGSKDGSKASSAWAPDPVTGYYRPINHANEIDPVELRNMLLNHRVRSTSSSTSST